In the Campylobacter lari genome, CACTAAGTGCAGTACCTAAACCACTTATTTCTATACCTCTACCATCAGCTGAGTTAAGAACTAATTGTCCATTTACTACAGATGCTTCAACTCCTGTTGTATCTTTTTTAGCATTAATTGCAGCTACTAAAGAACCATCTTTATCTCCAGCTTGCACCGCAACTTTACCAATAACAACTCCGTTGATTTTAAATTCATCACCTGTATTTCCAGCTTGTATAGTACCACTTGAGATGGTTTGTACTACAGCAGTTGCTCTAACACCTGTTTTATCAGAAGATTTATTGATTTCAGCTGCTAAAGCACCAAGTCCTGTTCCTGCGCTTGTAGAAAGAACTACAGATTGAACTTTAAAATCGTTAACACCATCATAGTTTTTAATGGTAAAACCAAAATTTCCGCCTGCTGTTATTCTAGAGCCTGTTTCAAAACGTGTTTGACCTATTTTTGCTGAGTTTGTTGCGCCTATAGTAGCATTTACTGTTTGGTTTGCTTTATCACCAATTTGAAATTGTTGGTTAGAAAAAGCACCACTTAGCAATTGTTTACCATTATAAGTAGTGGTGTTTGCTATGTTGTCAAGCTCTTCCATAAGTTTGTTGATCTCGCCTTGAATCATAGCTCTAGTTTTTGCTGTTTGACCATCTTGAGCAGCTTGAGTAGCTTTAACTTTAATGGTATCAAGTATTTTTAATTGTTCATCCATAGCTTTATCGGCTATTTGAAGCATGCTGTTTGCATCATTTGCATTGTTAATAGCTTGACCTAAAGAGTTAGCTTGAGTTTTTAAGCTATCAGCTATAGCTAGACCAGAAGCATCATCTGCTGCTGAATTTATTCTCAAACCTGAACTAAGTCTTGCTAAAGAGCTATCTAATGCTCTTGAGTTCATTCCTGCATTTACTTGAGCATTTAAAGATGCTACATTTGTGTTAATACGAAATCCCATTTTAAATCCTTTTAAATATATTCGACACCCTCATGCTGTCGTTAAAGCTATATCGGAAAGAAAATAAAAAGTTTTATATTTTTGTATAAAAAAGTTTTATATTTTTTGGAACACTATTTGCTTTTAATGAGCTAAGCAATATTTTGAAAGGATTTAAAATGGGTTTTAGAATAAACACCAACATAGGTGCAATGAATGCACACGCAAATTCAGTAATCACAGCTAGAGAGTTAGATAAATCTCTAGGAAGACTTAGTTCAGGTTTGAGAATAAATTCAGCAGCAGATGATGCTTCTGGTATGGCAATAGCTGATTCTTTGCGAAATCAAGCCGCATCTTTAGGTCAAGCTATTAACAATGGTAATGATGCTATAGGTATTTTACAAACAGCCGATAAAGCTATGGATGAACAATTAAAAATACTTGATACCATTAAAGTTAAAGCTACTCAAGCTGCTCAAGATGGTCAAACCACAAAAACTAGAACCATGATACAAAATGAGATTAACCGTTTGATGGAAGAGCTTGACAACATAGCAAATACTACAGCTTTTAATGGTAAACAACTTCTAAGTGGAAATTTTGTAAATCAAGAATTTCAAATCGGTGCTCAATCAAACCAAACGGTGCATGCTACTATAGGGCCAACTCAATCAGGAAAAATTGGTCATACACGTTTTGAAACAGGTGTTAGGGTTACTGGAAGTGGAACTTCTAATTTGGTTTTAAAATCATATGATGGTGTAAATGATTATAAGTTCCAATCGGTAGTAATTTCTACTAGCGTTGGGACAGGGCTTGGAGCTTTAGCTGATGAGATTAATAAAGTGGCAGATAAAACAGGTGTTAGAGCAACTGCTGTAGTGCAAACCATATCAAGTGGAGCTTTACCTGCTGGTAAAACAGGGGCTGATTTTTCTATTAATGGTGTTGTTATAGGTCAGGTCGATGTTAAACCAGGAGATAAAGATGGGGCTTTAGTAGCTGCAATTAATGCTAAAAAAGATACAACAGGTGTTGAAGCTTCTGTAGTGGATGGAAAACTCATTTTAAATTCAGCCGATGGTAGAGGTATTGAGCTAGGAGGATCTTTAGGGACAGCACTTAGTGGTACGGTGGCTTCTGTAAATTATGGAAGATTATCTTTAGTTAAAAATGATGGTAGAGATATTCTTATTTCTGGAGGTTCTACAATTGGTTTTGGTCAAAGTGGTTCTTCTGCGGCACAGGCTACTGTAAATTTAGAATCAGTTAAAGGACAAATCTTAGCAAGTATAGCTTGTGCTATGGGATTTAATGCTATGAGTACAGCGGATAATATAACTACTCCAAAAAGCGCTGGTGTAACAACTCTTAGAGGAGCTATGGCTGTAATGGATCTAGCAGATAGTGCTATTACAACTCTTGATAATATTAGAGCAGATATTGGTGCGGTGCAAAATCAAATCACAGCTACTATTAATAACATTAGTGTAACTCAAGTAAATATTAAATCAGCTGAATCTACCATAAGAGATGTTGACTTTGCGGCTGAGAGTGCGAACTTTTCTAAATATAATATTTTAGCTCAAAGTGGATCTTATGCTATGAGTCAAGCTAATGCTGTTCAACAAAATGTATTAAAACTTTTACAATAATTACAAAGCCTCTCAATTTAAAGAGGCTTGCTTTAATAAATTATTTTGTATTTTTAAAATATCTATATAATTACTTAACCATAATTTTCCTGCGTTTAAATATTCTACACATTTTTGCATTTTGTCCATATCATCATCATAATTTTTTATAAAAATTTCACTTATTTTACATTCATAGTGGTAAAACAGTGGTTTGGAAATTTCTGTATAAAAATAGGGATTTTTATTGTTATAAATAGAAATTTTAAAATTATCTATTTCTGCTATGAGAATTTTAAAATTATTTATATCGTGTGTTAAATTTTGAAAAGAAGTATTGGTAATGCTTTCATTGACTTTTTCTAGTAGTTTTTCGGCTTTTTGGATAATGTTTTCTGCGCTACTAATATGCGATAAGAGTGTTTTTTGCAGAGAAGTTTTATCAATAGATTTTTTTAAATATAGTGAAACCTTATTTTCTTTCAATAAATTTTCACATAATTCTTTAAAAGGTTTTTCTATACTTCCTTCTATTCTAGCTCCACCTTCTGTGGCATTGTAGGTATTTATACCTAGTGGATTCATCAAGGCTATATCTTTTTCAAATGTTTCTTTAAAAACTTTCCACCATTTATTTGTCTCAACCTTACCATTGCCGCCATAAGCAGTAATAAACAAACCTTGTTTTCTACTTCCTTCAAAGTCTTCTTTAAAATAATGATAATCTTTAGGATGAGATTTACCATTCTCATCATAAGCTAAATCTTGACCTATTAAGATAATATTTTTATGTCCTAGTTTTACAGCTAACTCATAAGCCATATTGGCTACACTCATACCTGTACCTAAATATCCATAGTCATTCATATTTAAACTTTGTGCAAATGGTAGTGGTCTATGTACTAGCATAAACTGTCTATTATTTCTTTTTAGGTATTCTATAGTTTTTGGAAAAACCATACTAACTAAAAGAAATAATATACCTTTGTCAAATTCTTTAAAGTCATTATTGAAAAACTCAGAGGTTTTTTCTATCCTTTCTAAAGATAATACATAATCAGGCTTTATATTATGCTTTGCTAATATAGGATAAGCACTATCAGCACATATAATACTAGCTTTGTTAGCATATTCTTTTAATAAAGGTAATTGCTTTATTAAAGATGGACCAGTAGAAACTATAATAGCATTTTCTATTTTACCTTTTCTTTGTTTTAGTAAATCTTTTAAACTAGGGTTCGCTAATTGATAAGGTAGATTGTGTAAAAGTTGGGTGATGCCTTGGAGGGAGTCTTTAGGGTCATTGCCCATTGTAGTAGATACATATTGAATAGATTTGAGATTGACAGAATTAATTTCTTGGATAGATTTTATATAATTATTGCTATAAAAATAGTTAAGCGGATGAAAGTTGTAAATTTTTGCCAAAGTATTGATATTACTTTGTGCAAAAAAATTACTGATTTTGTAAAAGGAGAAATTTTGAAACAAAACCACCTTTTCATTTCTTATTTCTTCACTTAAATCTAAATAATGAAAAACTAGATAAATAATCTCTAATTCTTCTTCAAAAACAATTAAATGATTTCTAATAGGATTAGAAAGCAAAGCTTTATATAAAATTCCATTACCTAAACCATAAAAAAATAAAACAGGATATCTTAAATACTCTCCATTAAAAAGTTTTAAACTTTCATCTAATTCCTTTAAAGGATCTTTATAAACAAATTCTTTTCTTTTTTTATCTAATATATTAATATCTAAATTATCACTACTTCCTTGAAAAAGTTCAAATTGCTTACACTCTTTAAGCTCTCTTAGCTTTAGAGCTAAAGGCTGATCTTTTTCAAATAATGCTTGAGTGTTTTTTAAAAAAAGTTCATTCATTGGGATTACCTTGTTAGTTGAAAAAGTTCTACACTTTCATCTTTTATAGCATTGTCAAATACATTAAAAAGATGTAAAAGTATTTTAAAAGTTTCTTCATATATATTCAATAGTTCTCTCGTGATTTGCTTTTGCTCTTTTTTGTTTTTTGGGTTTTTGCACAACAGGGCATTAGTTTTTAATTCATGATGATACAAAATATGAGGATAAAGCTCATATGCTCCATTAGATGTTTTATATAATTGCTTTTTAAATGCATCAAGTTGCTTAAATAGTGATTTAACTTTTAAATTAATTTTAGCTTTTTGAATTTTTTCTAAAAGAATTTGAGATTTATTAATATTATTTTGATTGCAAGAAAGTATTTTTTCTATATTTTTTCTTGCGGTTTTTAAATTGGCTCCGATTTTGGATGTGCTGGTATTAATAATTTTAAATAAAACCTTATTTTCTTTCAATAAATTTTCACATAATTCTTTAAAAGGTTTTTCTATACTTCCTTCTATTCTAGCTCCACCTTCTGTGGCATTGTAGGTATTTATACCTAGTGGATTCATCAAGGCTATATCTTTTTCAAATGTTTCTTTAAAAACTTTCCACCATTTATTTGTCTCAACCTTACCATTGCCGCCATAAGCAGTAATAAATAAACCTTCTTTTCTATCATTTTCTATAGCTTCTCCATGGACATAGTCTTTAGGATGAGATTTACCATTCTCATCATAAGCTAAATCTTGACCTATTAAGATAATATTTTTATGTCCTAGTTTTACAGCTAACTCATAAGCCATATTGGCTACACTCATACCTGTACCTAAATATCCATAGTCATTCATATTTAAACTTTGTGCAAATGGTAGTGGTCTATGTACTAGCATAAACTGTCTATTATTTCTTTTTAGGTATTCTATAGCCTTTTGATGTACTACACTAGCTAAAATAAACAATATACCCTTATCAAATTCTTTAAAATCATTATCAAAACACTTAATAACTACATCATCTCTTTCAAGCATTAATACATAATCAGGCTTTATATTATGCTTTGCTAATATAGGATAAGCACTATCAGCACATATAATACTAGCTTTGTTGGCATATTCTTTTAATAAAGGTAATTGCTTTATTAAAGATGGACCAGTAGAAACTATAATAGCATTTTCTATTTTACCTTTTCTTTGTTTTAGTAAATCTTTTAAACTAGGGTTGGTAAGCAGTGAAACTAAATTTCTTGTAAGTTGAGTAATGCCTTGCAAGGAATCGCTAGGTGCGTTTCCTACTCTTAAATGATTGGATTTAATGGCTTGTATAATATTTTGATTTGTTGTGTTTGTATTACAAGAAGAGTAAAAGTTGCTGTGTATAAAAAGATTATAAATTTTATAATAATTTCTTATTGTTGAATAGCTCATTAAAACATCAAGTTGAGTGAAAGTTGTTAGAGGTGTATAAAACAAAACCACCTTTTCATTTCTTATTTCTTCACTTAAATCTAAATAATGAAAAACTAGATAAATAATCTCTAATTCTTCTTCAAAAACAATTAAATGATTTCTAATAGGATTAGAAAGCAAAGCTTTATATAAAATTCCATTACCTAAACCATAAAAAAATAAAACAGGATATCTTAAATACTCTCCATTAAAAAGTTTTAAACTTTCATCTAATTCCTTTAAAGGATCTTTATAAACAAATTCTTTTCTTTTTTTATCTAATATATTAATATCTAAATTATCACTACTTCCTTGAAAAAGTTCAAATTGCTTACACTCTTTAAGCTCTCTTAGCTTTAGAGCTAAAGGCTGATCTTTTTCAAATAATGCTTGAGTGTTTTTTAAAAAAAGTTCATTCATGAAAATCCTTAGAAACTAAAATTTGAATATTAGCTATAGTTTTATTTATTATAAAATATTGAGTTTTGATAAGATTTGCTATTTCGCTGATATGTCTTTCATGATTAATTACATAGCAAAGCTCATTTATTTTTTCTTTTTTTGCTTCATTTATATCGATGCATTCTAATTCAATAAAATTACACTCATTGGCATACATATAGCTTAACAAAATTGTAGAGAAATATTTACTAGACAAAATATTTTCTTTGTATGATTTTAATTCTTGTTTTAAGTTTGTTATTTGGTTGAAATTGATCGTATTTAAGCTTTTTTCTAAACTTAAATGAGTTGGTAGGTTGTTGAGCATTAAAGAGATATTTTGGACTTTTACTAAAAGATCTTGAGCTTGATTTAAAAATTCTATAGCTTTTTGATTAATTGCATTAAAATGCTTTAAAGATTTTGTGAGATTTTTACGAATATCTTTTTTATCTGGCAATGAAAGTTTTTGAAAATTTTTAATACTTTCTTTGTCAATAATGTTTTCACAAAGTTCTTTAAAAGATTTTTCTATACTTCCTTCTATTCTAGCTCCACCTTCTGTAGCATTATAGGTTTTTATAAAGTTTTTGTTTTGGGCTATATCATATTCATATTTTTCTTTATATAAAAGCCAAGCTGTATGGGTATAAACTTCACCTTTACCTCCATAGGAAGTTG is a window encoding:
- a CDS encoding flagellin, which codes for MGFRINTNIGAMNAHANSVITARELDKSLGRLSSGLRINSAADDASGMAIADSLRNQAASLGQAINNGNDAIGILQTADKAMDEQLKILDTIKVKATQAAQDGQTTKTRTMIQNEINRLMEELDNIANTTAFNGKQLLSGNFVNQEFQIGAQSNQTVHATIGPTQSGKIGHTRFETGVRVTGSGTSNLVLKSYDGVNDYKFQSVVISTSVGTGLGALADEINKVADKTGVRATAVVQTISSGALPAGKTGADFSINGVVIGQVDVKPGDKDGALVAAINAKKDTTGVEASVVDGKLILNSADGRGIELGGSLGTALSGTVASVNYGRLSLVKNDGRDILISGGSTIGFGQSGSSAAQATVNLESVKGQILASIACAMGFNAMSTADNITTPKSAGVTTLRGAMAVMDLADSAITTLDNIRADIGAVQNQITATINNISVTQVNIKSAESTIRDVDFAAESANFSKYNILAQSGSYAMSQANAVQQNVLKLLQ
- a CDS encoding motility associated factor glycosyltransferase family protein codes for the protein MNELFLKNTQALFEKDQPLALKLRELKECKQFELFQGSSDNLDINILDKKRKEFVYKDPLKELDESLKLFNGEYLRYPVLFFYGLGNGILYKALLSNPIRNHLIVFEEELEIIYLVFHYLDLSEEIRNEKVVLFQNFSFYKISNFFAQSNINTLAKIYNFHPLNYFYSNNYIKSIQEINSVNLKSIQYVSTTMGNDPKDSLQGITQLLHNLPYQLANPSLKDLLKQRKGKIENAIIVSTGPSLIKQLPLLKEYANKASIICADSAYPILAKHNIKPDYVLSLERIEKTSEFFNNDFKEFDKGILFLLVSMVFPKTIEYLKRNNRQFMLVHRPLPFAQSLNMNDYGYLGTGMSVANMAYELAVKLGHKNIILIGQDLAYDENGKSHPKDYHYFKEDFEGSRKQGLFITAYGGNGKVETNKWWKVFKETFEKDIALMNPLGINTYNATEGGARIEGSIEKPFKELCENLLKENKVSLYLKKSIDKTSLQKTLLSHISSAENIIQKAEKLLEKVNESITNTSFQNLTHDINNFKILIAEIDNFKISIYNNKNPYFYTEISKPLFYHYECKISEIFIKNYDDDMDKMQKCVEYLNAGKLWLSNYIDILKIQNNLLKQASLN
- a CDS encoding flagellin; the encoded protein is MGFRINTNVASLNAQVNAGMNSRALDSSLARLSSGLRINSAADDASGLAIADSLKTQANSLGQAINNANDANSMLQIADKAMDEQLKILDTIKVKATQAAQDGQTAKTRAMIQGEINKLMEELDNIANTTTYNGKQLLSGAFSNQQFQIGDKANQTVNATIGATNSAKIGQTRFETGSRITAGGNFGFTIKNYDGVNDFKVQSVVLSTSAGTGLGALAAEINKSSDKTGVRATAVVQTISSGTIQAGNTGDEFKINGVVIGKVAVQAGDKDGSLVAAINAKKDTTGVEASVVNGQLVLNSADGRGIEISGLGTALSGHIASVNYGRLSLVKNDGSDIIISGGSSVGLGTTTAEATVNLESVKGQIAASIACAMGFNAMSTADLVGKKQSAGVTTLQGAMAVMDIADTAIANLDTIRANIGATQNQITSTINNISVTQVNVKAAESQIRDVDFASESANYSKANILAQSGSYAMAQANAASQNVLRLLQ
- a CDS encoding motility associated factor glycosyltransferase family protein; protein product: MNELFLKNTQALFEKDQPLALKLRELKECKQFELFQGSSDNLDINILDKKRKEFVYKDPLKELDESLKLFNGEYLRYPVLFFYGLGNGILYKALLSNPIRNHLIVFEEELEIIYLVFHYLDLSEEIRNEKVVLFYTPLTTFTQLDVLMSYSTIRNYYKIYNLFIHSNFYSSCNTNTTNQNIIQAIKSNHLRVGNAPSDSLQGITQLTRNLVSLLTNPSLKDLLKQRKGKIENAIIVSTGPSLIKQLPLLKEYANKASIICADSAYPILAKHNIKPDYVLMLERDDVVIKCFDNDFKEFDKGILFILASVVHQKAIEYLKRNNRQFMLVHRPLPFAQSLNMNDYGYLGTGMSVANMAYELAVKLGHKNIILIGQDLAYDENGKSHPKDYVHGEAIENDRKEGLFITAYGGNGKVETNKWWKVFKETFEKDIALMNPLGINTYNATEGGARIEGSIEKPFKELCENLLKENKVLFKIINTSTSKIGANLKTARKNIEKILSCNQNNINKSQILLEKIQKAKINLKVKSLFKQLDAFKKQLYKTSNGAYELYPHILYHHELKTNALLCKNPKNKKEQKQITRELLNIYEETFKILLHLFNVFDNAIKDESVELFQLTR